The Rhopalosiphum maidis isolate BTI-1 chromosome 1, ASM367621v3, whole genome shotgun sequence genome has a segment encoding these proteins:
- the LOC113560652 gene encoding CDK-activating kinase assembly factor MAT1, translating to MEELACVRCMSSKFRNPNLVFSFNVCGHTMCANCIEVAFMKGSGPCPKCLIPLRRNGFKLQQFEDASVDVEVETRKKILQDYNKTEDDFESLDEYNEYLIEIEDIIYNLVRNINVNETKERIDQYKRENKEIIMRNRMKLKREEQALDELIEEEKMHSQYKRDEVLRDEAEQRNKKLRVDSELIDSLARSNSDARDIVNTYTHKKEEIPVPKPKSVSKPPINFTKFSTGVKFNQSSMPISIKEGPLFKYEPISHQLNGPTCPEITQLDSLGYMKYIRRESSQELAGGFLIKTSCLHYVQECVSALYERKTGKV from the exons ATGGAGGAGCTCGCGTGTGTCCGGTGCATGAGCTCCAAGTTCCGGAACCCTAACCTCGTGTTCAGCTTCAACGTGTGCGGGCATACCATGTGCGCAAATTGCATCGAAGTGGCGTTTATGAAAg GTTCTGGTCCCTGCCCAAAATGTCTCATTCCTCTACGGCGTAATGGTTTTAAACTTCAGCAGTTTGAAGATGCTTCAGTTGATGTTGAAGTAGAAacgcgaaaaaaaatattgcaagaTTACAACAAAACTGAAGACGATTTTGAATCTTTAGatgaatataatgaatatttaatagaaattgaagatattatttataatttagttaggaatattaatgtaaatgaaACAAAAGAACGTATTGATCAATACAAAAgagaaaataaagaaataattatgagGAAcagaatgaaattaaaacgtgAAGAACAAGCCTTAGACGAATTAATTGAAGAAGAAAAGATGCATTCTCAGTATAAAAGAGACGAAGTTTTAAGAGATGAAGCTGagcaaagaaataaaaaacttcGAGTAGATTCTGAATTAATTGATAGTTTAGCACGTTCTAATTCTGATGCTAGAGACATTGTTAACACATATACGCATAAAAAGGAAGAGATTCCTGTCCCAAAACCAAAATCTGTTTCTAAACCACCTATAAACTTCACAAAGTTTTCAACCGGTGTCAAATTCAATCAGTCTTCTATGccaatttcaataaaagaaGGTCCATTATTCAAATATGAGCCAATCTCTCATCAACTTAATGGCCCTACCTGTCCAGAAATTACTCAATTAGATTCATTAGGGTATATGAAATACATTAGGAGAGAAAGTTCTCAAGAACTTGCAGgtggatttttaataaaaacatcctGCTTGCATTATGTACAGGAATGTGTTTCAGCATTATATGAAAGAAAGACTggtaaagtataa